GGACTCAGCGTGTGCTTGCCTCGTTACAGAGAGGACCATGCCACGAACATGATCAGCGCCGATGGCTTCTCAAAATGCGAGCGGCACCGGAGGAGGCCACCTGCGGAGATGCTCCACCTGCTGTCGGCTGTCGTTGTGTGGCTGGTGACCGGCACCACCATCTCCAGCCTCAACAAATGGATCTTCGCAGTGTACAACTTCAGGtaccctctgctgctgtcagcgCTGCACATGCTCACAGCCATAGTGGTGGACTATGGGCTGATCAAGCTGAGGGTGATCCGCCACAGAGGGCCAGCTGAGCAGGACCTGACCCCCAGCGCCAAGTGCAAGGTGTTCCTCCTGAGTCTGACCTTCTGCGCCAGCATCGCCTTCGGGAACGTGGGCCTGAACTACGTCCAGCTGTCGTTCGCGCAGATGATCTACACCACCACCCCGCTCTTCACCCTGGCCATCTCCGCCCTGATCCTGGGCAAGCAGCATCACATCCTCAAGTACACGGCCATGATGCCCATCTGCCTGGGCGCGTCCTTCAGCATCATGGGGGAGGTCCAGTTCGATCAGACGGGCTGCTTCTTCGTGTTCGCCGCCACCATGCTGAGGGGTGTCAAGTCCATCCAGCAGAGTGAGTAGTACAGGGTCGACCTGATCTCCCCCCCTCAGCTTTGGTCATTGGAAAAGTATTTTAGAGAGCACAACACGGTCCTGGCTGGGAGGTTTCGCAACTGGGTGATTTACTCCACAGTCCAGAGAGTCACCCTGTCATTAAGGAGGAAGAGCAcagcagtgttgtttttttctttctggttgCTTGgggaacaaaacataaacacgtCTGAGTGAGCGGAGCTGACCTCATGAGTCTGTTTATGTCAAATCCTCACATCTGAGTCCTCACGTTCATGACccaatacagtttttttttttaatctgttttggtgttttgagAGATCAGCACAGGGTTCACTCAGAGAGAGCACGCTCTAACGTTGTCTTTAAAGTTTCGACAGAAGCTCTTCGTCCCAAAGAAACATTCTGGTTTGGCACCAGTAGATGAATGTATTTTAGACTGATCCGAGCGAGCCTTTCAAACTTGTCCTCATTGTCCTTTGCACCAGATAATGTCATCTCTAATGCCTTTACACGCTCTAACTTGGTAGTTTGTCAGGGAAGGATCAACAATACAGTGATGTACAGAGGCCCTGTCTTTAGTTGGTTACATAACACAGAGGCAGATGTTTATTTTGCTGACGAGAATCCAACGTTACATACGCGGTGGTTCCTGGTTCTCAAAGGGACGAAGAGCTACATAAACAGACTGTGACCGGTCGTTACTTTAAACGTCTCAGTGACACACGGCTGTAGGAACAAACCTGCTTCCTTCATCACGTAAGGTTAAATAAGTGCGCTGGAAAGAACATTCAAGTCCGGCAGACTTGTGTAAACAAGATGCAGCGAATCACGACTAAAACCTCACATCTCGTGTTTCAGGGAGCTATATTTTACCCTCCCACTTGTTTGTGCTTCCGCGCTTTCTTCTCTGACTCACGCTGGGCGTGAAGTCAACCTTTCCACAAACGGGTGTGTGAAACGTTGGCCAAGAGCAGGTAGGAAGCGCATATTTCTTTTAATGGCACCCAGGAGGAGGCTGACACAGGCACGAGGCACAAACTTTCCAAAGAAGAAGAGCTTTGCATAACGTCCTGCCATATTCCCGCTACCAAACTACCTGC
Above is a genomic segment from Kryptolebias marmoratus isolate JLee-2015 linkage group LG14, ASM164957v2, whole genome shotgun sequence containing:
- the slc35e4 gene encoding solute carrier family 35 member E4 isoform X2, encoding MISADGFSKCERHRRRPPAEMLHLLSAVVVWLVTGTTISSLNKWIFAVYNFRYPLLLSALHMLTAIVVDYGLIKLRVIRHRGPAEQDLTPSAKCKVFLLSLTFCASIAFGNVGLNYVQLSFAQMIYTTTPLFTLAISALILGKQHHILKYTAMMPICLGASFSIMGEVQFDQTGCFFVFAATMLRGVKSIQQSILLQEEKINSVFLLYLMSIPSFLILMVAALALENWALLESPLHYDRHLWVFILLSCLGSVMYNLASCCVITLTSAVTLHVLGNLNVVGNLLLSQLLFGGELSALSCAGAVLTLSGMLIYQNSEFIVSCLDARRAKPEGSGRLECHGAAGEDPIREKTRRQQTFDGKQEDKMD